In Rothia mucilaginosa, one genomic interval encodes:
- the nhaA gene encoding Na+/H+ antiporter NhaA codes for MTHTNPDTLSRGSYSNSRRVADILRAESVGGTVLLIATVLAVVLANTPASTFYFGLRDTVVGPVIPGFNHLQMSIGTWAADGLLVVFFFLTGLELKKEFVIGDLKSPSTAIVPIAAAFGGVAVPAIIYTALNFTSPTALHGWAIPTATDIAFAVSVLAAVGTFLPSAMRVFLLTLAVVDDLIAICIIAIFYTNNFHGEYLLFALIPLALFAFIAYRGETMLHLKPLAAWVLLLPLGIITWALFLESGIHATISGVVLGFLVPVKMSARSEAAHAEHGLAEVLEHRFRPLSTGICVPVFAFFSAGVAVGGFEGLGRALTDSVAVGIMVALVAGKTIGIFGTTWLVTRFKNANLDPDVAWIDVVGLAATGGIGFTVSLLVAELSFPHGSPHTEDAKIAILFGSVLAAIVGAIILSRRNKHYRALAEKESVDADDNGIPDVFEGTYRDPKTEA; via the coding sequence ATGACTCACACCAACCCAGATACCCTCAGCCGCGGCTCATATAGCAACTCACGCCGCGTAGCCGACATTCTGCGTGCAGAATCAGTCGGCGGTACCGTACTTCTGATTGCGACGGTGCTGGCAGTAGTACTCGCCAACACCCCCGCCTCCACCTTCTACTTTGGTCTGCGAGACACCGTGGTCGGCCCGGTTATCCCCGGCTTCAACCACCTGCAGATGAGCATCGGAACCTGGGCGGCAGACGGTCTGCTCGTCGTTTTCTTCTTCCTCACCGGCCTGGAGCTGAAGAAGGAATTCGTGATTGGTGACCTCAAGTCGCCCTCCACCGCGATTGTGCCGATTGCGGCTGCCTTCGGTGGCGTGGCAGTCCCCGCGATTATCTACACGGCGCTGAACTTCACCAGCCCCACCGCTCTGCACGGCTGGGCGATCCCCACCGCAACCGATATCGCGTTCGCGGTGTCTGTTCTCGCCGCCGTGGGTACTTTCCTCCCCTCGGCGATGCGCGTCTTCCTGCTGACCCTGGCTGTGGTCGACGACCTGATCGCAATCTGCATTATCGCAATCTTCTACACCAATAACTTCCACGGCGAGTACCTGCTCTTCGCACTGATTCCGCTCGCACTTTTCGCGTTCATCGCCTACCGTGGCGAGACCATGCTGCATCTGAAGCCTCTCGCCGCATGGGTTCTGCTGTTGCCCCTGGGCATCATCACCTGGGCACTCTTCCTCGAGTCCGGCATTCACGCGACCATTTCCGGCGTGGTTCTGGGCTTCCTGGTGCCCGTGAAGATGTCCGCACGCTCCGAGGCAGCACACGCAGAACACGGTCTGGCAGAGGTGCTGGAGCATCGCTTCCGCCCCCTCTCCACGGGCATCTGCGTGCCCGTCTTCGCGTTCTTCAGCGCGGGTGTGGCCGTTGGCGGCTTTGAAGGCCTCGGACGCGCCCTCACCGACTCGGTGGCGGTCGGCATCATGGTTGCGCTGGTCGCCGGTAAAACCATCGGTATTTTCGGCACCACCTGGCTCGTGACTCGCTTCAAGAACGCTAACCTCGACCCGGACGTCGCCTGGATTGACGTGGTCGGCCTGGCTGCAACCGGCGGTATCGGCTTCACCGTGTCCCTACTGGTGGCTGAGCTGTCCTTCCCGCACGGCTCCCCGCACACCGAGGATGCAAAGATTGCGATTCTCTTCGGTTCCGTGCTCGCCGCGATTGTCGGTGCCATTATCCTTTCACGCCGTAACAAGCACTACCGTGCCCTGGCTGAGAAGGAAAGCGTGGACGCTGACGACAACGGCATCCCCGACGTCTTCGAGGGCACCTACCGTGACCCGAAGACTGAAGCCTAG
- a CDS encoding PP2C family protein-serine/threonine phosphatase: MKIAFRFEARSDTGLKRSKNDDSGYGGRFLAVVADGMGGHVGGDVASATTVLNLTPLDHPDFEDGTGGVYLADEIQSANLIINELAANDPQLAGMGTTCTALLIDGDCIEFAHIGDSRAYRLRPGADGEFEQISTDHTFVQRLLNEGRITPQEAENHPHKNVIMRVLGDVDASPELELKTLDAVPGERWVLSSDGLDAVVSLAEIEQVMRSTDDLSEIADTLIAMTLERGAPDNVTVVSLQVIDREVLPVDEPVGPSSLPESALPDSIVAEQEVSTNTQKLPEVAATAEAAEALLGAHHDEDSEESRRSLRRFRRARDFSGTLLHSGSGAVRHHIGTYDNAVDAALTNAAILRSELGSRPHQLVGAASVATETGMIPAVTSRTLEHRATVAQRVPLKVESDEAALPAELEELIAEDAAERSRPRSWSIRLFVTLLIAAVLTLGAWTGLRYVERSYYVGESDGTVAVYNGIPHALGPIRLSHVVENTDISTSELNDHTRSLLRNAITAKDLDDAHQIVSRLKTQADQTREKAEQAAASASASASASASPSASAVPSTDPASATPVAPEQASEQASAPAAEGGENNG, from the coding sequence ATGAAGATTGCTTTTCGTTTTGAGGCCCGCTCTGATACGGGTCTGAAACGCTCGAAAAATGATGACTCCGGCTACGGTGGTCGTTTCCTTGCTGTCGTTGCTGACGGCATGGGCGGTCACGTGGGCGGCGATGTCGCGTCGGCTACGACGGTTCTGAATCTGACTCCGCTTGACCACCCTGACTTTGAGGATGGTACCGGCGGTGTCTATCTGGCTGATGAGATTCAGAGTGCGAACCTGATTATTAATGAGCTGGCGGCGAATGATCCGCAGTTGGCGGGTATGGGTACGACCTGTACTGCCCTGCTGATTGATGGTGATTGCATTGAGTTCGCCCATATTGGTGACTCGCGTGCGTATCGTCTGCGTCCAGGCGCTGATGGTGAGTTTGAGCAGATTTCTACTGACCATACGTTTGTGCAGCGTTTGCTTAATGAGGGTCGTATTACCCCGCAGGAGGCGGAGAACCACCCGCATAAGAACGTGATTATGCGTGTTCTGGGTGATGTTGACGCCTCCCCTGAGCTGGAGTTGAAGACTCTGGACGCTGTTCCCGGCGAGCGCTGGGTGCTCTCTTCGGACGGTTTGGATGCTGTGGTGTCCCTGGCGGAGATTGAGCAGGTGATGCGTTCTACCGATGACCTGTCTGAGATTGCTGACACTCTGATTGCAATGACGTTGGAGCGTGGCGCTCCGGATAACGTGACGGTTGTGTCCCTGCAGGTGATTGACCGTGAGGTTCTGCCGGTGGATGAGCCGGTGGGTCCTTCGAGCCTACCTGAGTCTGCTTTGCCTGATTCGATTGTGGCGGAGCAGGAGGTCAGCACGAATACTCAGAAGCTTCCCGAGGTTGCTGCCACGGCTGAGGCTGCTGAAGCTCTTTTGGGCGCACACCATGATGAGGACTCTGAGGAGTCTCGTCGGTCGTTGCGCCGTTTCCGTCGTGCTCGTGACTTCTCTGGAACGCTGCTGCATAGCGGTTCTGGGGCGGTGCGTCACCATATCGGTACGTACGATAACGCCGTGGATGCGGCTCTTACGAATGCTGCGATTTTGCGTAGTGAGTTGGGTTCCCGCCCGCATCAGCTGGTTGGTGCCGCTTCGGTGGCTACTGAGACCGGCATGATTCCGGCGGTTACTTCTCGTACCCTGGAGCACCGTGCGACGGTGGCTCAGCGTGTGCCTTTGAAGGTTGAGTCTGATGAGGCGGCTCTGCCGGCTGAGTTGGAGGAGCTGATTGCTGAGGATGCTGCGGAGCGTTCGCGTCCGCGGTCGTGGTCGATTCGCCTGTTCGTTACTTTGCTGATTGCGGCTGTTTTGACGCTGGGTGCGTGGACCGGTCTGCGCTATGTGGAGCGTAGCTACTACGTGGGTGAGAGTGATGGCACGGTTGCGGTGTACAACGGTATTCCGCATGCCTTGGGCCCGATTCGTCTTTCTCACGTGGTGGAGAATACCGATATTTCTACGAGTGAGCTGAACGATCATACTCGTTCCCTGTTGCGTAATGCGATTACGGCGAAGGACCTGGATGATGCGCATCAGATTGTGTCTCGTTTGAAGACTCAGGCGGATCAGACGCGTGAGAAGGCTGAGCAGGCTGCTGCTTCAGCGTCGGCTTCCGCTTCTGCGTCTGCGTCGCCGTCTGCTTCTGCAGTTCCGAGCACCGATCCGGCTTCCGCGACCCCTGTAGCGCCTGAGCAGGCTTCTGAACAGGCTTCCGCACCTGCTGCAGAGGGCGGTGAGAACAATGGCTAA
- a CDS encoding ferritin, whose protein sequence is MSKSFYDLLNEQIGHEFAASHQYLSMAIWLDGEDLPQLAKFFYQQSLEEREHALMMVQYKLDRGHKVEIPAVPAVKNDFANVQEIVDMSLAQEKVVTGQIEALFSAARAENYALGEQFILWFLKEQVEEVATMETLVTIVKRANGNLFDLENYVARELAHDHGQESGAPAIAGA, encoded by the coding sequence ATGTCTAAGTCTTTCTACGACCTTCTGAACGAGCAGATTGGCCACGAATTCGCAGCATCTCACCAGTACCTGTCCATGGCTATCTGGCTCGACGGTGAGGACCTGCCCCAGCTGGCTAAGTTCTTCTACCAGCAGTCCCTCGAAGAGCGCGAGCACGCACTCATGATGGTTCAGTACAAGCTGGACCGCGGCCACAAGGTCGAGATCCCCGCTGTTCCCGCTGTGAAGAACGACTTCGCGAACGTTCAGGAAATCGTTGACATGTCCCTGGCACAGGAGAAGGTTGTCACCGGTCAGATCGAGGCTCTGTTCTCCGCAGCACGCGCTGAGAACTACGCACTGGGCGAGCAGTTCATCCTCTGGTTCCTGAAGGAACAGGTTGAGGAAGTTGCAACCATGGAGACCCTGGTGACCATCGTGAAGCGCGCAAACGGCAACCTCTTCGACCTGGAGAACTACGTTGCACGCGAGCTGGCACACGACCACGGCCAGGAGTCCGGCGCACCCGCTATCGCAGGCGCATAA
- a CDS encoding FhaA domain-containing protein, with the protein MKFFDKLGKLEQGIGRTVGLSKGFGTFAKADVANRVRIMMDDESYVDGSGRTMAPNVYTLRFAPVDFPRVREWGNPFAVELCDLAISHARAQGYTLIGAVRVTFNVLDSLSEGEFEVVATFEPFSVPEAPASPSSLRGATNYAPVRPPRESSLPTRITKPAAQPAPPVQPAPQQAPAPRLNMPVPSPAAGAPRFFLEIEGRMHPVDRLPFVLGRGSDADLRLDDKGVSRRHLQLSMQGGAVVASDMGSTNGTLINGVPLRAPVVLANGSLLRMGNTRIIFHSSTGGAR; encoded by the coding sequence ATGAAGTTTTTCGACAAGCTGGGCAAGCTGGAGCAAGGCATCGGTCGCACTGTCGGCCTTTCCAAGGGCTTCGGCACCTTTGCGAAGGCGGATGTTGCTAACCGCGTCCGCATCATGATGGATGACGAGTCCTACGTGGACGGCAGTGGCCGCACTATGGCTCCTAATGTCTATACTCTCCGTTTTGCGCCGGTTGATTTCCCCCGCGTACGCGAGTGGGGCAACCCGTTCGCTGTTGAGCTGTGCGATTTGGCGATTTCGCACGCCCGCGCGCAGGGTTACACCCTGATTGGTGCAGTTCGCGTGACGTTCAACGTTCTTGATTCTCTCTCTGAGGGCGAGTTTGAGGTTGTTGCGACCTTCGAGCCGTTCTCTGTGCCGGAGGCTCCGGCGTCCCCGTCGTCTCTGCGCGGTGCTACTAACTATGCGCCGGTGCGTCCGCCGCGTGAGTCTTCTTTGCCGACCCGCATTACGAAGCCTGCAGCCCAGCCGGCCCCTCCTGTTCAGCCTGCACCTCAGCAGGCTCCTGCGCCTCGCCTGAACATGCCGGTACCGTCCCCTGCGGCGGGTGCTCCCCGTTTCTTCTTGGAGATTGAGGGTCGCATGCACCCGGTGGATCGTCTGCCGTTTGTGCTGGGCCGCGGTTCTGATGCTGATCTTCGCCTGGATGATAAGGGCGTTTCTCGCCGTCACCTGCAGCTTTCGATGCAGGGTGGTGCGGTGGTCGCCTCCGATATGGGTTCTACTAATGGCACGCTGATTAATGGGGTGCCTTTGCGTGCGCCCGTGGTGCTGGCGAACGGTTCGCTGCTTCGCATGGGTAATACCCGCATCATTTTCCATAGTTCGACCGGAGGTGCCCGTTAA
- a CDS encoding PLDc N-terminal domain-containing protein — protein MDWNAVLELVVTVVFLAGIALALLCLVTIHRNPYFSEVQKLKWLLLVLCLPYVGPVTWLLRARLERIDRERAEHERAVRERGSAATSDAVASGATASGGVSDSASEARSDTSTTSK, from the coding sequence ATGGATTGGAATGCTGTACTGGAGCTGGTGGTCACGGTCGTGTTTCTGGCGGGCATTGCGTTGGCGCTGCTGTGCTTGGTGACAATTCACCGGAATCCGTATTTTTCTGAGGTGCAGAAGTTAAAGTGGCTTCTGCTGGTGTTGTGCCTGCCGTATGTGGGTCCGGTGACGTGGTTGTTGCGTGCGCGTTTGGAACGTATTGACCGGGAACGTGCTGAGCACGAGCGTGCGGTGCGGGAGCGGGGTTCCGCAGCTACTTCTGATGCGGTTGCTTCCGGTGCGACTGCTTCCGGTGGGGTGTCCGATAGTGCCTCGGAGGCTCGTTCTGACACCTCCACCACCTCCAAGTAA
- a CDS encoding alanine/glycine:cation symporter family protein, whose translation MDFLLNIIGDINTQTAGLTSTVDAVQNWMWSNFLYYALIAAGLYITIRTRGVQWRSIKEMVRVLGDPVAREADGKKSISSFRAFTVSAASRVGTGTVAGVALAIAMGGPGAVFWMWVIAAVGAASAFAESLLGQLYKERGKDSYIGGPAYYMKRGLNAPWMGYIFVAFIVITYAFVFVAVQTNAVVDAAANSFNIDVSGTNSMGFRITIGLIMVALTAAIIFGGIRAISSVTEWLVPIMAVLYLLLGLLVVLLNISEVPNMLLMIFQGAFGIKEFVTGGTMGAVIWGMKRGLLTNEAGMGTAPNAGATATISHPAKQGYVQTLGVYFDTMMACTVTAFIVLLSNPTYGDRSRGASLTQSALAMQLGDWAVHFLTIAIFMFAFSTVIGNYYYGESNMRFVTERKLPMTIFRALVLVFVFFGAISSLDLVWTTADMLNAGMVIVNLTAVLLMTPQVVAVLKNYEAQRKAGLEPIFKASDMPELKNLAAWDGTDAVTTREFWAEYDAKAAERRAAKKVSR comes from the coding sequence GTGGATTTTCTTCTGAATATCATCGGGGACATTAATACGCAGACTGCGGGACTGACTTCCACCGTGGATGCTGTGCAGAACTGGATGTGGAGTAATTTCCTCTACTACGCTCTGATTGCGGCTGGTCTGTACATTACGATTCGTACTCGCGGCGTGCAGTGGCGTTCCATTAAGGAAATGGTTCGTGTCCTGGGTGACCCGGTTGCTCGTGAGGCTGACGGCAAGAAGAGTATTTCTTCGTTCCGTGCGTTTACTGTGTCGGCGGCTTCTCGTGTGGGTACCGGTACTGTTGCGGGTGTTGCTTTGGCTATTGCTATGGGCGGCCCGGGTGCTGTGTTCTGGATGTGGGTTATTGCTGCTGTTGGTGCGGCTTCTGCTTTCGCGGAGTCCCTTCTGGGTCAGCTGTACAAGGAGCGCGGTAAGGATTCTTACATTGGTGGTCCAGCGTACTACATGAAGCGCGGTCTGAATGCTCCGTGGATGGGTTACATCTTCGTGGCGTTCATTGTGATCACTTATGCGTTTGTGTTTGTGGCGGTTCAGACAAATGCTGTGGTGGATGCTGCGGCGAACTCGTTCAACATTGATGTTTCGGGTACTAACTCGATGGGCTTCCGCATCACTATTGGTCTAATTATGGTGGCGCTGACTGCGGCTATTATTTTCGGTGGTATTCGCGCGATTTCTTCGGTGACTGAGTGGCTGGTGCCGATTATGGCGGTGCTGTATCTGCTGCTGGGTCTGCTGGTTGTTCTGCTGAACATCTCTGAGGTTCCGAATATGCTGCTGATGATTTTCCAGGGTGCTTTCGGCATTAAGGAGTTCGTGACTGGCGGTACCATGGGTGCCGTGATTTGGGGTATGAAGCGTGGCCTGCTGACTAACGAGGCGGGTATGGGTACTGCTCCGAACGCTGGTGCGACCGCTACTATTTCTCACCCGGCTAAGCAGGGTTACGTGCAGACTCTGGGTGTTTACTTTGACACGATGATGGCGTGTACTGTGACCGCGTTTATTGTTCTGCTGTCGAATCCGACCTATGGTGATCGTTCGCGCGGTGCGTCGCTGACTCAGTCGGCTTTGGCGATGCAGCTGGGCGATTGGGCGGTTCACTTCCTGACTATCGCTATTTTCATGTTTGCGTTCTCGACTGTGATTGGTAACTACTACTACGGCGAGTCGAACATGCGTTTCGTGACTGAGCGTAAGCTGCCGATGACTATTTTCCGTGCGCTGGTTCTGGTGTTCGTGTTCTTCGGCGCGATTTCTTCGCTGGATCTGGTGTGGACTACCGCGGATATGTTGAATGCCGGCATGGTGATTGTGAACTTGACGGCGGTTCTGTTGATGACTCCGCAGGTTGTTGCGGTGTTGAAGAACTATGAGGCTCAGCGTAAGGCTGGTTTGGAGCCGATTTTCAAGGCTTCGGATATGCCTGAGTTGAAGAATCTTGCGGCATGGGATGGTACCGATGCGGTGACTACCCGTGAGTTCTGGGCTGAGTATGATGCGAAGGCTGCTGAGCGTCGTGCTGCGAAGAAGGTTAGCCGCTAG
- a CDS encoding FHA domain-containing protein FhaB/FipA, producing MASELTVTILRYAFLALIWFFVFLVVSAARRDLGLGKNYRAAPVDAVPEATHIAPPPTRPSQLVITAGAQAGAMMQLGDHPITIGRANDIEVSLQDDYASGRHARLFPQGSRWFLEDLNSTNGTFVNGERLTRATPIEPGDDFRVGGTTMQLRG from the coding sequence ATGGCGTCCGAACTGACTGTTACTATCCTTCGTTACGCTTTTCTGGCGCTCATCTGGTTCTTTGTTTTCCTGGTGGTTTCGGCTGCTCGCCGTGACCTTGGTTTGGGTAAGAACTATCGTGCGGCGCCGGTTGATGCTGTTCCGGAGGCTACCCATATTGCGCCTCCGCCGACTCGCCCTTCGCAGCTTGTGATTACTGCGGGTGCGCAGGCTGGCGCGATGATGCAGCTGGGTGATCACCCGATTACTATTGGCCGCGCTAATGACATTGAGGTGTCCCTGCAGGATGATTACGCCTCGGGCCGTCATGCGCGTCTGTTCCCTCAGGGTTCCCGTTGGTTCCTGGAGGATTTGAATTCTACTAATGGTACGTTCGTCAATGGCGAGCGTCTGACTCGTGCGACCCCGATTGAGCCCGGTGATGATTTCCGCGTTGGCGGTACCACCATGCAGTTGAGGGGCTAG
- the lysX gene encoding bifunctional lysylphosphatidylglycerol synthetase/lysine--tRNA ligase LysX, producing the protein MMSHRTTSRRRTARAGQAPAPPSRYAEISARVVIGVYSFAALLTTFAWIISPLRHGRGFTWWEVTADLLNIPSTHTLPSAITMIVLVSGLIVRKRAALIAAIVFQVLGVLIASHSAFTLVFPAGIMPKDRIFSSTVDTLSIVFACALVPFLFSIRSAFPARIGRLSWVGAALTAVGGILLTTLVLWYLCHIGVWEPLRSVTPWELLMHGMGIERTHPGVWSADVVAFLASFGYGASLVAALYLLARGYRAPDAWTGEKELKIRALLQQYGANDSLSYFATRRDKQVIFSPDQKAAITYRSVGSVCLASSDPVGDPDSWDAAIEQWMLQARSYGWVPAALSVSEAGARAYNRAGLSIIQMGEEAVLEADRFTLNDTSMLPVRQAVQRVRRGGYTAQMHRFAELDEQQCQQVAENISAWRHGRVERGFSMALNRVNDPADSSSVLVSAHDEAGQMVALLSFVPWGPTGLSLDVMRRSPEAPNGVVEFMVASLMEQAASLGVRRVSLNFAMFGHIFEAADQVGASAWNRFASRSLGVLDRFLQLRRLYRFNLKFAPLWVPRFLATEPTLAMANVVVASGMAEGFLPNLSARRLQDQEQVLSADELEALRQMQLATVEELPEVSRSDQTQHRLRHLDALRAAGMEPYPLGGEKGGHDVSVLGVKDALRIFSSENIPDSEFMVSGRIRALRNHGGVLFATLIEGGETLQVVMERSLVGERPLSLASRNLDTGDIITVQGTYGASRNGTQSLIATSWHMASKSLHPIPFDSFTDPEARLRRRSTDLLVHPDQMQNLRLRTAVIKALRARLDAEGFLEVETPILHTVHGGASARPFRTYINAYGEDLTLRIAPELYLKRLVVGGSGPVYELGRDFRNEGADATHNPEFTVLEAYRPYADYVQMRELTERLIKDAAQAMFGSVSLPLGHKASSERTVSDVSGPWRVVSVCDALSEALGRRVDVQTDFEELLALAQQHGVRVHKGMGPGAIVEELYGELVEAHTVEPTFYTDFPAETSPLAAPHRSVPGLAERWDLVINGMEMGCAYSELADPLVQRERLTEQSLKAASGDLEAMEVDEDFLYALETGMPPTGGLGLGVDRLVMLLTQTQIRGVLSFPFVKPERS; encoded by the coding sequence ATGATGTCTCACCGCACTACCTCACGTCGCCGTACAGCACGAGCAGGGCAGGCGCCCGCACCTCCTTCAAGGTATGCAGAGATATCAGCACGCGTGGTGATTGGGGTGTATTCTTTTGCCGCGCTACTGACCACGTTCGCGTGGATTATTTCTCCTCTGCGGCACGGTCGCGGCTTCACTTGGTGGGAAGTCACCGCTGACCTGCTGAATATTCCCTCCACGCACACGCTACCCAGCGCCATTACGATGATTGTGCTTGTGTCCGGGCTGATTGTGCGCAAGCGTGCCGCTCTCATTGCAGCCATCGTTTTTCAGGTGCTTGGTGTGCTGATCGCCAGCCATAGCGCATTCACTCTGGTGTTCCCCGCGGGGATTATGCCGAAGGACCGTATTTTCTCCTCGACGGTCGATACGCTCTCCATCGTGTTTGCGTGTGCGCTGGTGCCTTTCCTTTTCTCAATTCGTTCGGCGTTCCCGGCGCGTATTGGTCGCCTCTCGTGGGTGGGTGCGGCGTTGACGGCTGTTGGCGGCATCCTGCTGACTACTCTGGTGCTCTGGTACCTCTGCCACATTGGTGTGTGGGAGCCGTTGCGTTCGGTGACCCCGTGGGAGTTGCTGATGCACGGCATGGGTATTGAGCGTACCCATCCTGGCGTGTGGTCTGCCGATGTGGTCGCTTTTTTGGCTTCTTTCGGTTACGGCGCCTCGCTGGTTGCGGCACTGTACCTGTTGGCGCGCGGTTACCGTGCCCCGGATGCGTGGACCGGCGAGAAGGAGCTGAAGATTCGCGCTCTGCTACAGCAGTACGGTGCCAATGATTCGCTCTCCTATTTTGCGACGCGTCGCGATAAGCAGGTGATTTTCTCTCCGGATCAGAAGGCGGCTATTACGTACCGTTCGGTGGGTTCGGTGTGTTTGGCGTCGAGCGACCCGGTGGGTGACCCTGATTCGTGGGATGCCGCCATTGAGCAGTGGATGCTGCAGGCGCGTAGCTATGGTTGGGTTCCTGCGGCGCTGAGCGTGAGTGAGGCGGGTGCGCGCGCCTACAACCGTGCGGGTCTGTCGATTATTCAGATGGGTGAGGAGGCTGTCCTTGAGGCGGACCGTTTCACGCTCAATGACACGTCGATGCTGCCGGTGCGGCAGGCGGTTCAGCGTGTGCGTCGCGGCGGGTACACGGCGCAGATGCATCGCTTTGCGGAGCTGGATGAGCAGCAGTGTCAGCAGGTTGCGGAGAATATTTCGGCGTGGCGTCATGGGCGTGTGGAGCGTGGCTTCTCGATGGCGCTGAATCGTGTGAATGATCCGGCGGATTCTTCGTCTGTTCTGGTGTCGGCTCATGATGAGGCTGGTCAGATGGTGGCTCTGCTGTCGTTCGTCCCGTGGGGTCCTACGGGGCTGTCTTTGGATGTTATGCGCCGCTCCCCTGAGGCACCTAATGGTGTGGTGGAGTTTATGGTGGCGTCGCTGATGGAGCAGGCGGCGTCTTTGGGTGTGCGTCGGGTGTCGCTGAATTTTGCGATGTTTGGCCATATTTTTGAGGCTGCTGATCAGGTGGGTGCGTCGGCGTGGAACCGTTTTGCTTCCCGCTCTTTGGGTGTGCTGGATCGTTTTCTGCAGTTGCGCCGCCTGTATCGTTTCAATCTGAAGTTTGCTCCGCTGTGGGTTCCTCGTTTTTTGGCGACGGAGCCGACGTTGGCGATGGCGAATGTAGTGGTTGCGTCGGGTATGGCGGAGGGCTTTTTACCGAATTTGTCGGCGCGTCGTTTGCAGGATCAGGAGCAGGTTCTTTCTGCAGATGAGCTGGAGGCTCTTCGCCAGATGCAGCTCGCTACTGTGGAAGAGCTTCCTGAGGTGTCGCGTAGCGATCAGACTCAGCACCGTCTGCGCCATTTGGATGCGCTGCGTGCGGCGGGCATGGAGCCGTATCCGCTGGGTGGTGAGAAGGGCGGTCATGACGTCTCTGTGCTGGGCGTGAAGGATGCCCTGCGTATATTCTCTTCTGAAAATATTCCAGATTCGGAATTCATGGTTTCGGGTCGTATTCGCGCGCTTCGCAACCATGGTGGAGTCCTCTTTGCAACTCTGATTGAAGGGGGTGAAACCCTGCAGGTCGTCATGGAACGCAGCCTGGTGGGCGAGCGCCCGCTGAGCCTCGCCTCCCGCAACCTGGATACTGGTGACATCATCACCGTGCAGGGCACCTACGGGGCGAGCCGTAACGGTACCCAATCGCTGATTGCCACCTCCTGGCACATGGCGTCGAAGAGCCTGCACCCCATCCCCTTCGACTCCTTTACTGACCCGGAGGCGCGTCTGCGTCGCCGTTCCACGGACCTGTTGGTGCATCCGGATCAGATGCAGAATCTGCGTCTGCGTACCGCGGTCATTAAGGCGCTGCGAGCCCGCCTGGATGCGGAGGGTTTCCTTGAGGTGGAGACCCCGATTCTGCATACGGTGCACGGTGGCGCGAGCGCGCGTCCGTTCCGCACGTATATCAATGCGTATGGTGAGGACCTAACGCTGCGTATTGCGCCAGAGCTGTACCTGAAGCGCCTGGTGGTGGGCGGTAGCGGTCCGGTGTATGAGCTGGGTCGTGATTTCCGCAATGAGGGTGCTGATGCGACCCATAACCCGGAGTTTACGGTGCTTGAGGCGTATCGTCCGTATGCGGATTATGTGCAGATGCGTGAGTTGACGGAGCGCCTGATTAAGGATGCCGCGCAGGCGATGTTTGGTTCGGTGTCTTTGCCGCTGGGCCATAAGGCGTCGAGTGAGCGCACGGTGTCTGATGTGTCGGGTCCGTGGCGTGTGGTGTCGGTGTGTGATGCCCTGTCGGAGGCGCTGGGTCGCCGCGTGGATGTGCAGACGGATTTTGAGGAGCTGCTGGCTCTGGCGCAGCAGCACGGTGTGCGTGTTCATAAGGGTATGGGCCCGGGGGCCATCGTTGAGGAGCTGTACGGTGAGCTGGTTGAGGCGCATACGGTGGAGCCGACGTTCTATACGGATTTCCCGGCGGAGACGAGTCCGCTTGCGGCGCCGCATCGTAGTGTTCCGGGTTTGGCAGAGCGCTGGGATTTGGTGATTAACGGCATGGAGATGGGCTGTGCGTATTCCGAGTTGGCGGATCCGCTGGTGCAGCGTGAGCGTCTGACGGAGCAGTCGTTGAAGGCGGCTTCGGGCGACCTGGAGGCGATGGAGGTGGATGAGGATTTCCTGTACGCCTTGGAGACGGGCATGCCGCCGACGGGTGGTTTGGGTCTGGGTGTGGACCGTTTGGTGATGCTGTTGACTCAGACGCAGATTCGTGGGGTGTTGTCGTTCCCGTTCGTGAAGCCTGAGCGTTCATAA